The following coding sequences lie in one Kribbella sp. NBC_00709 genomic window:
- a CDS encoding O-methyltransferase has protein sequence MGHQVPVTEELHDYMVAHGMPLDEIATDLRAETEKLGNPAGMLTTADQAGLLTTLTRLIGARRAVEIGTFTGFSALAISRGLPDDGELICLDVSDEWTSIGRRYWERAGVAGRIDLRIGDAHESVTKLDGEFDLAFVDADKDWYIRYFEAVLPLIRPNGLLLFDNTLAGGRVIDADGPADRKEFNAHVAQDDRVDVIMLGIGDGLTLVRKK, from the coding sequence ATGGGCCATCAGGTACCGGTGACCGAGGAACTGCACGACTACATGGTCGCCCACGGCATGCCGCTGGACGAGATCGCGACCGACCTGCGCGCCGAGACCGAGAAGCTCGGCAACCCCGCGGGGATGCTGACCACCGCGGACCAGGCCGGCCTGCTGACCACGCTGACCCGGCTGATCGGCGCCCGCCGGGCGGTCGAGATCGGCACCTTCACCGGGTTCTCCGCGCTGGCGATCTCGCGCGGGCTGCCGGACGACGGCGAGCTGATCTGCCTGGACGTGAGCGACGAGTGGACATCGATCGGCCGCAGGTACTGGGAGCGGGCCGGCGTCGCGGGCAGGATCGACCTGCGGATCGGTGACGCGCACGAGTCGGTGACGAAGCTCGACGGCGAGTTCGACCTGGCCTTCGTCGACGCCGACAAGGACTGGTACATCCGGTACTTCGAGGCGGTGCTGCCGCTGATCCGGCCGAACGGGCTGCTGCTGTTCGACAACACGCTGGCCGGCGGCCGGGTGATCGACGCCGACGGTCCGGCCGACCGCAAGGAGTTCAACGCGCACGTCGCGCAGGACGATCGCGTCGACGTGATCATGCTCGGCATCGGCGACGGGCTGACGCTGGTCCGGAAGAAGTGA
- a CDS encoding ABC transporter permease, whose translation MTTTPALLEVEEVGTPAAAGGPPTSGRRILTAITRDKGALACLVFLAIVVLMAVAAPLITKLSGWGPYQFDSAAINSDLGGLPRGTLGGISGSHWFGVEPQNGRDLFARIVYGARVSITISLSATLLTGVLGVVLGMLAGFYRGWVDQVISRLMDFLMAFPALIFMIAILSSLPSGNRPVLLVVVISVFGWPYLARVIRGQTMTLANREFVEAARASGAKDTQVVFREILPNLRGSIVVMTTLAIPGFIGTEAGLSFLGVGVSPPTASWGQMIASSVSWYSVDPMFFVIPGAFLFLTVLSLTVLGDKIRTLIDQGEAA comes from the coding sequence GTGACAACGACCCCGGCACTGCTCGAAGTCGAGGAGGTGGGGACCCCGGCCGCGGCCGGTGGTCCGCCCACCTCGGGCCGGCGGATCCTGACCGCGATCACCCGGGACAAGGGCGCGCTGGCCTGCCTGGTGTTCCTGGCGATCGTGGTCCTGATGGCGGTCGCCGCCCCGCTGATCACGAAGCTCAGCGGCTGGGGGCCGTACCAGTTCGACTCGGCCGCGATCAACTCCGACCTGGGCGGCCTGCCGCGCGGGACGCTCGGTGGCATCAGCGGCTCGCACTGGTTCGGCGTCGAGCCGCAGAACGGCCGTGACCTGTTCGCCCGGATCGTGTACGGCGCGCGCGTGTCGATCACGATCTCGCTGTCGGCCACGCTGCTGACCGGGGTTCTCGGCGTGGTGCTCGGCATGCTGGCCGGGTTCTACCGCGGCTGGGTCGACCAGGTGATCTCGCGGCTGATGGACTTCCTGATGGCGTTCCCGGCGCTGATCTTCATGATCGCGATCCTGTCGTCGCTGCCGTCGGGCAACCGGCCGGTGCTGCTGGTCGTGGTGATCAGCGTGTTCGGCTGGCCGTACCTGGCCCGGGTGATCCGCGGCCAGACGATGACGCTGGCCAACCGTGAGTTCGTCGAGGCGGCGCGGGCGTCCGGCGCGAAGGACACCCAGGTGGTGTTCCGGGAGATCCTGCCGAACCTGCGCGGCTCGATCGTGGTGATGACGACGCTGGCGATCCCCGGCTTCATCGGCACCGAGGCCGGTCTGTCGTTCCTCGGCGTCGGTGTGTCGCCGCCGACCGCGTCCTGGGGCCAGATGATCGCGAGCTCGGTCAGCTGGTACTCCGTCGACCCGATGTTCTTCGTGATCCCCGGCGCGTTCCTGTTCCTCACGGTGCTCTCGCTGACCGTGCTCGGCGACAAGATCCGCACGCTGATCGACCAGGGGGAGGCGGCATGA
- a CDS encoding TetR/AcrR family transcriptional regulator, giving the protein MPEAVKSYRQVQAEETRIRIARAARGLFAAQGYGATSIDAIAKEAGVATRTVYSAFGTKREILSLICDQWLSEAGALERADQVFAIEDPVERLQGAAGWLTNLYAAGFDVVLIFEAATDESPETKALLRSKLAGRNQVMDAMIASLEPELRVPLKQAQAVYRALAAPGVYQELVDESGWSPEEFETFVADSLHRQLL; this is encoded by the coding sequence ATGCCTGAGGCTGTCAAGTCCTATCGCCAGGTGCAGGCGGAGGAGACGCGGATCCGGATCGCCCGCGCGGCGCGCGGGCTCTTCGCCGCGCAGGGGTACGGCGCCACGAGCATCGACGCGATCGCCAAGGAGGCCGGGGTCGCGACCCGGACCGTCTACTCGGCCTTCGGCACCAAGCGGGAGATCCTGTCGCTGATCTGCGACCAGTGGCTGAGCGAGGCCGGTGCGCTCGAGCGGGCCGACCAGGTGTTCGCGATCGAGGACCCGGTCGAGCGGCTCCAGGGCGCGGCCGGCTGGCTGACCAACCTGTACGCGGCCGGTTTCGACGTCGTGCTGATCTTCGAGGCCGCGACCGACGAAAGCCCTGAGACCAAGGCCTTGCTGCGGTCGAAGCTTGCCGGACGCAACCAAGTCATGGACGCGATGATCGCGTCGCTGGAGCCCGAGCTGCGGGTACCGCTGAAGCAGGCGCAGGCCGTGTACCGTGCGCTTGCGGCGCCTGGTGTGTATCAGGAGCTGGTGGACGAGTCGGGCTGGAGTCCGGAGGAGTTCGAGACGTTCGTCGCCGACTCACTCCACCGTCAGTTGCTCTGA
- a CDS encoding ABC transporter ATP-binding protein — MSKKAAPRLSVTDLQHKYGDRPVIEGLTFTLAAGKAIALVGPNGAGKTTVLKCIVGSAEAAAGKILLDGVPIDERAEVVRRDVATLLDDLDFFPDLTAAEHLDLLARAHGNAAPEDLVDTTLHDIGLLPAADQLPGSLSSGQRRRLALATALVRPRKLMVLDEPEARLDTDGVQWLSNRLLEEKKSGTSILFASHDPALVETVADSVVTLTPLP; from the coding sequence ATGAGCAAGAAGGCAGCGCCGCGGCTGTCGGTGACGGATCTGCAGCACAAGTACGGCGACCGGCCGGTGATCGAGGGGCTCACGTTCACCCTCGCCGCGGGCAAGGCGATCGCGTTGGTCGGCCCGAACGGCGCCGGCAAGACGACCGTGCTCAAGTGCATCGTCGGCTCGGCCGAGGCGGCGGCCGGGAAGATCCTGCTCGACGGCGTGCCGATCGACGAGCGCGCCGAGGTGGTACGCCGTGACGTCGCCACGCTGCTCGACGACCTGGACTTCTTCCCGGACCTGACCGCGGCCGAGCATCTCGACCTGCTCGCCCGCGCGCACGGCAACGCAGCACCGGAAGACCTCGTCGACACGACGCTCCACGACATCGGCCTGCTGCCGGCCGCCGATCAGCTGCCCGGGTCGCTGTCGTCCGGTCAGCGCCGTCGCCTCGCACTGGCGACGGCGCTGGTCCGGCCGCGCAAGCTGATGGTGCTCGACGAGCCCGAGGCGCGGCTGGACACCGACGGCGTGCAGTGGCTGTCGAACCGGCTGCTCGAGGAGAAGAAGTCCGGCACCTCGATCCTGTTCGCGAGCCACGACCCCGCCCTGGTCGAGACGGTCGCCGACTCGGTCGTGACCCTCACGCCGCTGCCATGA
- a CDS encoding ABC transporter ATP-binding protein: protein MTLLEVRGVTKEFVTRGEGARARKSTFTAVDDVSFEVELGETLAIVGESGSGKSTTARIAARLLEPTDGSVVFDGQDVTRARGKELASFRNNVQVVFQDPFSSLNPRYTVERIITAPLTYQGITPDGGRRAFTQDLMERVGLNPDHYRRYPAQFSGGQAQRIGIARALAVNPKLVICDEAVSALDVSIQAQVLELLMRLQRESGFSYIFIAHDLAVVRQISQRVAVMNRGRIVELGSRDQVFGDPQDEYTKTLLAAVPRINPEWDARRRQKEAS from the coding sequence ATGACGTTGCTCGAAGTACGGGGTGTCACGAAGGAGTTCGTCACCCGCGGCGAAGGTGCGCGGGCGCGGAAGTCCACGTTCACCGCCGTCGACGACGTGAGCTTCGAGGTCGAGCTCGGCGAGACGCTGGCGATCGTGGGGGAGTCCGGCAGCGGCAAGTCGACCACCGCGCGGATCGCGGCCCGGTTGCTGGAGCCGACCGACGGGTCCGTCGTGTTCGACGGCCAGGACGTGACGCGGGCCAGGGGCAAGGAGCTGGCGAGCTTCCGGAACAACGTGCAGGTCGTGTTCCAGGACCCGTTCTCGTCGCTGAACCCGCGCTACACCGTGGAGCGGATCATCACCGCGCCGCTCACGTACCAGGGGATCACGCCGGACGGCGGTCGACGGGCGTTCACCCAGGACCTGATGGAGCGGGTCGGGCTGAACCCGGATCACTACCGGCGCTACCCGGCGCAGTTCTCCGGCGGGCAGGCGCAGCGGATCGGGATCGCCCGCGCGCTCGCGGTGAACCCGAAGCTGGTGATCTGCGACGAGGCGGTGTCCGCGCTCGACGTCTCGATCCAGGCGCAGGTGCTGGAGCTGCTGATGCGGCTGCAGCGGGAGAGCGGCTTCAGCTACATCTTCATCGCGCACGACCTGGCCGTGGTCCGGCAGATCTCGCAGCGCGTGGCCGTGATGAACAGAGGCAGAATCGTGGAGCTGGGGTCGCGCGATCAGGTGTTCGGCGATCCTCAGGACGAGTACACCAAGACGCTGCTGGCCGCCGTACCGCGGATCAACCCGGAGTGGGATGCCAGACGCAGGCAGAAAGAGGCCTCATGA
- a CDS encoding carbohydrate kinase family protein — translation MRIAIAGSIATDILMTFPGRFKDQFLEEQMHKVSLSFLVDELVVHRGGVGANICYGMAQLGFGSVLVGSVGADFAEYGAALTAAGVDVSHVRVCENVHTARFTCTTDLDANQIASFYTGAMAEARELDLGAIHQATGGVDLVLIGADDPDAMIKHTGLAKQHGIAVAADPSQQLARMEGADIRTLIDGAAYLFSNEYEAGLLIQKTGWSHEEILDRVGVRITTHGGDGVVIEDTTGILAKVAAVPAPGLVDPTGGGDAFRAGYLTGRAAGLDHEAAAHLGCTLATTVLETVGTQEYTLDHVAFLERLTNSYGDEAAATAKQALTQAS, via the coding sequence ATGCGCATCGCCATCGCTGGTTCGATCGCGACCGACATCCTGATGACGTTCCCGGGCCGGTTCAAGGACCAGTTCCTCGAGGAGCAGATGCACAAGGTCTCCTTGTCGTTCCTGGTCGACGAGCTGGTGGTGCACCGCGGCGGCGTCGGCGCGAACATCTGCTACGGGATGGCGCAGCTCGGGTTCGGGTCGGTGCTCGTCGGTTCGGTCGGCGCCGACTTCGCCGAGTACGGCGCGGCGCTGACAGCGGCCGGCGTGGACGTCTCGCACGTCCGCGTCTGCGAGAACGTACACACCGCCCGGTTCACCTGTACGACGGACCTCGACGCGAACCAGATCGCCTCGTTCTACACCGGCGCGATGGCCGAGGCCCGCGAGCTCGACCTCGGCGCGATCCATCAGGCCACCGGCGGCGTGGACCTGGTGCTGATCGGCGCCGACGACCCGGACGCGATGATCAAGCACACCGGTCTGGCCAAGCAGCACGGCATCGCCGTCGCGGCCGACCCGTCGCAGCAGTTGGCGCGGATGGAGGGTGCGGACATCCGGACGTTGATCGACGGGGCGGCGTACCTGTTCAGCAACGAGTACGAGGCCGGGCTGCTGATCCAGAAGACGGGCTGGAGCCACGAAGAGATCCTCGACCGCGTCGGCGTCCGCATCACCACGCACGGCGGCGACGGCGTGGTGATCGAGGACACCACCGGGATCCTGGCGAAGGTCGCGGCCGTGCCCGCGCCGGGCCTGGTCGACCCGACCGGCGGCGGCGACGCGTTCCGCGCCGGGTACCTCACCGGCCGCGCCGCCGGCCTCGACCACGAAGCCGCCGCCCACCTCGGCTGCACGCTGGCCACCACGGTCCTGGAAACGGTCGGCACCCAGGAGTACACCCTCGACCACGTGGCCTTCCTGGAGCGCCTCACCAACAGCTACGGCGACGAAGCCGCCGCCACCGCCAAGCAGGCCCTAACCCAGGCGAGCTAG
- a CDS encoding GntR family transcriptional regulator has product MTADSTEPMPSVRRLAQRENLRDSVANALRAAVISGELKPGEVYSAPTLGARFGVSATPVREAMLDLVREGLVISLRNKGFRVTEVSDEDLDNVAAVRQLIEPPTVRDVVPVIPAADHPRLRRLAEDIVVAAQAGDLIAYIEADRVFHVTLLAYSGNQKLVDVVSDLRSQTRLLGLTPLVESGRLLPSATEHHELLDLIESGDGEGAEQLMRRHIGHVRGLWARSQSN; this is encoded by the coding sequence ATGACTGCCGATTCGACCGAGCCGATGCCGAGCGTACGGCGGCTCGCACAGCGCGAGAACCTGCGGGACAGCGTTGCCAACGCACTGCGGGCGGCGGTGATCTCCGGCGAGCTGAAGCCGGGAGAGGTGTACTCCGCGCCGACCCTCGGCGCGCGGTTCGGGGTCTCCGCGACGCCGGTGCGCGAGGCGATGCTGGACCTGGTCCGCGAGGGCCTGGTGATCTCGTTGCGGAACAAGGGTTTCCGGGTCACCGAGGTCTCCGACGAGGACCTCGACAACGTGGCGGCGGTCCGGCAGCTGATCGAGCCGCCGACGGTCCGCGACGTCGTACCGGTGATTCCGGCCGCGGATCACCCACGGCTGCGCCGGCTGGCCGAGGACATCGTGGTGGCGGCTCAAGCCGGCGACCTGATCGCGTACATCGAGGCGGACCGCGTCTTCCACGTCACCCTGCTCGCGTACTCCGGCAACCAGAAGCTCGTCGACGTCGTGTCGGACCTGCGCTCCCAGACCCGCCTGCTCGGCCTCACGCCCCTGGTCGAGAGCGGCCGCCTCCTCCCGTCGGCCACCGAGCACCACGAACTGCTGGACCTGATCGAGTCGGGCGACGGTGAAGGCGCCGAACAACTGATGCGCCGCCACATCGGCCACGTCCGCGGCCTGTGGGCTCGCTCTCAGAGCAACTGA
- a CDS encoding ABC transporter permease, which yields MTRYVLGRLGSVVLILLAVCLFTYLIFFKLSPDPAVMICGKTCTPDRINSIRDVLGLNQPILTQFWEFLRGIFAGRQYGSVHCSAPCLGYSFQTNESVWSMITARLPVSVTVAVGAAVLWLLAGVIGGLVSAVKQGTWWDRTAMALALGGVSVPNYVLALLLQYVLVVKLQVLPFPSAVPFADNPVLWFESYLMPWVVLAVGYACLYARLTRSNVIDTLSENYFRTARAKGLSGALIMRRHALRPALTPITTIFGMDFAGLLGGALITETVFGLNGIGKMAADSIAKNDQPVIMAVTLLAAFFVVIGNVVVDLLYTALDPRVRVVSS from the coding sequence ATGACGCGCTACGTTCTGGGCCGGCTCGGCAGCGTCGTGCTGATCCTGCTGGCCGTCTGCCTGTTCACGTACCTGATCTTCTTCAAGCTGTCGCCGGATCCCGCGGTGATGATCTGCGGCAAGACGTGTACGCCGGACCGGATCAACTCGATCCGCGACGTGCTCGGGCTGAACCAGCCGATCCTGACCCAGTTCTGGGAGTTCCTGCGCGGCATCTTCGCGGGCCGTCAGTACGGCTCGGTGCACTGCTCGGCGCCGTGTCTCGGGTACAGCTTCCAGACCAACGAGTCGGTCTGGAGCATGATCACCGCCCGGCTGCCCGTCAGCGTCACGGTCGCGGTCGGCGCCGCCGTACTGTGGTTGCTCGCCGGTGTGATCGGCGGTCTCGTCAGCGCCGTGAAGCAGGGCACGTGGTGGGACCGTACGGCGATGGCGCTCGCGCTCGGCGGGGTGAGTGTGCCGAACTACGTGCTCGCGTTGCTGCTCCAGTACGTGCTCGTGGTGAAGCTGCAGGTGCTGCCGTTTCCGTCGGCGGTGCCGTTCGCGGACAACCCGGTGCTGTGGTTCGAGTCGTACCTGATGCCGTGGGTCGTGCTGGCCGTCGGCTACGCCTGCCTGTACGCACGGTTGACCCGGAGCAATGTGATCGACACGTTGTCGGAGAACTACTTCCGGACGGCGCGCGCCAAGGGACTGAGCGGTGCGCTGATCATGCGCCGGCACGCGCTCCGGCCGGCGCTGACGCCGATCACCACGATCTTCGGGATGGACTTCGCCGGACTGCTCGGCGGCGCCTTGATCACCGAGACCGTGTTCGGGCTGAACGGGATCGGCAAGATGGCCGCCGACTCGATCGCCAAGAACGACCAGCCGGTGATCATGGCGGTGACGCTGCTGGCCGCGTTCTTCGTTGTCATCGGCAACGTTGTGGTGGACCTGCTGTACACCGCGCTGGATCCGCGCGTGCGGGTGGTGTCGTCATGA
- a CDS encoding ester cyclase — protein sequence MEGPREVLERILSEGFATGNDAIVDELCAPDLIEHQFGLAGRGDQAREQVKAAIRQVHELMPDIVYTLEDSVVVGDLVWARGRARGTATGAFFGPPSNAPIDIALFEQARVVDGRIVEHWGSPDRFALLAQTGALARLG from the coding sequence ATGGAAGGACCACGAGAGGTGCTCGAGCGGATTCTGTCCGAGGGGTTCGCGACCGGGAACGACGCGATCGTCGACGAGTTGTGCGCGCCGGACCTGATCGAGCACCAGTTCGGCCTGGCCGGGAGGGGTGACCAGGCCCGCGAGCAGGTGAAGGCCGCGATCCGGCAGGTCCACGAGCTGATGCCGGACATCGTCTACACCCTGGAGGACTCGGTCGTCGTCGGCGACCTGGTCTGGGCCCGCGGCCGGGCGCGCGGGACCGCCACCGGCGCGTTCTTCGGCCCACCGAGCAACGCGCCGATCGACATCGCGTTGTTCGAGCAGGCGCGCGTCGTGGACGGCCGGATCGTCGAGCACTGGGGCTCTCCGGACCGGTTCGCGCTGCTGGCGCAGACGGGCGCGCTAGCTCGCCTGGGTTAG
- a CDS encoding ABC transporter ATP-binding protein, whose amino-acid sequence MSDELFVVEDLTVTLPTGRGPVDVVNNVSFTVGRDDTLGIVGESGSGKSMTALAVLGLLPRGARTSGSVRLDGTELIGRSERDLRSVRGKAISMVFQDPLSSLNPYYTVGLQISEMYQTHLGGSRRAARQVAIDALERVGIPDPARRVDHYPHQFSGGQRQRVMIAMALCCSPSLLIADEPTTALDVTVQAQILELLAELQSTTGTGMIFITHDLAVISSIARRVLVMRSGDPVEYGTAEQVFSDPRHEYTRMLLDAVPRIDDEVTT is encoded by the coding sequence ATGAGCGACGAACTGTTCGTGGTGGAGGACCTGACCGTCACGCTGCCGACCGGTCGCGGTCCGGTGGACGTGGTGAACAACGTGTCGTTCACGGTCGGCCGGGACGACACGCTCGGCATCGTCGGTGAGTCCGGGTCGGGCAAATCGATGACGGCCCTCGCCGTACTGGGCCTGCTGCCGCGCGGAGCGCGGACGTCCGGGAGCGTCCGGCTGGACGGCACGGAGCTGATCGGACGCTCCGAACGAGACCTGCGGTCGGTCCGCGGCAAGGCGATCTCGATGGTGTTCCAGGATCCGCTGTCGTCGCTGAATCCTTACTACACCGTGGGTCTGCAGATCTCCGAGATGTACCAGACACACCTCGGTGGCTCACGCCGTGCCGCCAGGCAGGTCGCGATCGACGCGCTCGAGCGAGTCGGGATCCCCGATCCCGCGCGGCGGGTCGACCACTACCCGCACCAGTTCTCCGGTGGCCAGCGGCAACGAGTGATGATCGCGATGGCGCTGTGCTGCTCGCCGTCGTTGCTGATCGCGGACGAGCCGACGACCGCGCTGGACGTGACCGTCCAGGCGCAGATCCTGGAGCTGCTCGCCGAACTGCAGTCGACGACCGGTACCGGGATGATCTTCATCACCCATGACCTGGCCGTGATCAGTTCCATCGCACGACGGGTGCTGGTGATGCGCTCCGGTGATCCCGTCGAGTACGGGACGGCCGAGCAGGTGTTCTCGGATCCGCGGCACGAGTACACGCGGATGCTGCTGGACGCCGTACCCAGGATCGACGACGAGGTGACGACATGA
- a CDS encoding DUF6297 family protein — MTAADEPVRFDATDFGAIPTSRALRQWMRTTRRKHADRSFGQIFEDAYLVLFTLAMVGATGGNVVRHLNSNVAHCTSFTCGELSHWMPWVVVPLLLATTIRMLLSVGPVSASQATGFWLLATPVDRSALLRPAYRLVMVVVAVIGFVASMVVWALLGSGWSEVLEAAALMAAVLVCTAAAAVWVQQNGRRPRWALRVADLLLIAAAIPAVVLALHPGGQAGEPGLIEPAQTRLLVILAVLVVLCVGLVIVTSRSLDKLTRTSVIAGGDLLAGLAGAASSLDVSMLADVVAGRHWRLQGRAHTRRGRGSRGAALVHREFLRILRWPRRLVIGFALLVVPYAIAGAGFDVLVPVGAAFAGFVAVRPLMDGLRTACRSTGLARALGMDLRDLRVIMAVVPGLFAVLWAGLAFPAIGSLSATFAVAAGMVSGAVRQASARPPSYSGPLVASPMGAIPPGLFSQPMRGFDLLILCLAPVLLNLPPLWVVAIPAFVLAVMFSVRPKTD, encoded by the coding sequence ATGACCGCAGCAGACGAGCCGGTGCGGTTCGACGCCACGGACTTCGGTGCGATCCCGACCTCGCGGGCGCTGCGCCAGTGGATGCGGACGACCCGTCGGAAGCATGCGGACCGGTCGTTCGGCCAGATCTTCGAGGACGCCTACCTGGTCCTGTTCACCCTGGCCATGGTCGGCGCCACCGGCGGCAACGTCGTACGCCACCTGAACTCGAACGTGGCTCACTGTACGTCGTTCACCTGTGGTGAGCTCTCGCACTGGATGCCGTGGGTCGTCGTACCGTTGCTGCTGGCAACCACCATCCGGATGCTGCTGAGTGTGGGGCCGGTGTCCGCGTCCCAGGCGACCGGGTTCTGGTTGCTCGCGACTCCCGTGGACCGGTCGGCGCTGCTGCGGCCGGCGTACCGGCTGGTGATGGTTGTCGTGGCGGTGATCGGGTTCGTCGCCTCGATGGTCGTGTGGGCGTTGCTCGGGTCGGGATGGTCAGAGGTGCTCGAGGCGGCCGCGCTGATGGCGGCGGTGCTTGTCTGCACGGCGGCCGCGGCGGTGTGGGTGCAGCAGAACGGCCGTCGGCCGCGGTGGGCGTTGCGGGTTGCGGATCTGCTGCTGATCGCGGCGGCGATTCCGGCCGTGGTGCTCGCTCTGCATCCGGGCGGTCAGGCCGGCGAGCCAGGGCTGATCGAGCCCGCACAGACGCGCCTGTTGGTGATCCTCGCCGTCCTGGTCGTGCTGTGTGTGGGCTTGGTGATCGTCACCTCGCGGTCGCTCGACAAGCTCACGCGGACGAGCGTGATCGCGGGTGGGGACCTGTTGGCCGGTCTCGCGGGTGCGGCCAGCAGTCTGGACGTCAGCATGCTCGCCGACGTGGTTGCCGGGCGGCACTGGCGGTTGCAGGGACGGGCGCATACCCGCCGCGGTCGTGGATCGCGCGGCGCGGCGCTCGTGCACCGCGAGTTCCTGCGGATCCTGCGCTGGCCGCGGCGGTTGGTGATCGGGTTCGCGCTGCTCGTCGTACCGTATGCGATCGCCGGCGCGGGCTTCGACGTACTCGTGCCGGTCGGCGCTGCGTTCGCGGGTTTCGTCGCGGTCCGCCCGTTGATGGACGGGCTACGAACGGCCTGCCGATCCACCGGCCTGGCCCGGGCGCTGGGCATGGACCTACGTGACCTGCGGGTCATCATGGCTGTCGTACCTGGGCTGTTCGCGGTGCTCTGGGCGGGGCTCGCATTCCCGGCCATCGGCAGTCTTTCGGCGACGTTCGCGGTTGCCGCCGGCATGGTCTCCGGCGCCGTCCGCCAGGCTTCCGCGCGGCCGCCGTCGTACTCCGGTCCGCTGGTCGCCTCGCCGATGGGCGCGATCCCGCCGGGCCTGTTCTCGCAGCCGATGCGCGGGTTCGACCTGCTGATCCTCTGTCTGGCGCCGGTGCTGCTCAACCTCCCCCCGCTCTGGGTTGTGGCCATCCCGGCGTTCGTGCTCGCCGTGATGTTCTCGGTGCGGCCGAAAACTGACTGA
- a CDS encoding alpha/beta fold hydrolase: MISYTIPGMHVREHTVEVPLDWSDPGETITVFARELVDPTRKNEDLPCLLFLQGGPGGRGPRPIGVTGWIGQALKNYRVVLMDQRGTGRSTPVTRRRIATMSAEDGADYLACFRADSIIADAEHLRKTVFGDKPWSTLGQSYGGFLTLTYLSKAPEGLTACYVTGGLASIDPSAAEVYRRTYPRVEAKNREFYQRYPHNVERVSAIADKLAADDVRLPDGDRLTVRRFQSLGIAFGMKPGYERIHWLIDEALDGDELSDTFLGQALDLSSYLSEPLFAALQESIYGSGEGATGWAADAERVRRPEFAEDARPLLFTGEMMYPWMFSEIRGLRPFQGAVEAMAQRPRWPELYDLERLAANDVPMAAAVYFDDMYVDSGLQLDTAGRVGNLQAWVTNEYEHDGLGSDRVFERLTELVASVGGGIPAR, translated from the coding sequence ATGATCAGCTACACGATTCCCGGCATGCATGTCCGCGAGCACACCGTCGAGGTGCCGCTCGATTGGTCCGACCCGGGCGAGACGATCACGGTCTTCGCCCGCGAGCTCGTCGACCCGACCCGCAAGAACGAGGACCTGCCGTGCCTGCTGTTCCTGCAGGGCGGTCCGGGCGGGCGGGGGCCGCGGCCGATCGGTGTGACCGGGTGGATCGGGCAGGCCCTGAAGAACTATCGGGTCGTCCTGATGGACCAGCGGGGCACAGGCCGGAGTACGCCGGTCACCCGTCGGCGGATCGCGACGATGTCGGCCGAGGACGGCGCCGACTATCTTGCGTGCTTCCGCGCGGACTCGATCATCGCCGACGCGGAGCACCTGCGGAAGACGGTCTTCGGCGACAAGCCGTGGTCGACGCTCGGTCAGAGCTACGGGGGATTCCTGACGCTCACCTATCTGTCCAAGGCGCCTGAGGGTCTGACTGCGTGCTACGTGACCGGTGGGCTTGCCTCGATCGATCCGTCGGCGGCCGAGGTGTACCGGCGTACCTATCCGCGGGTCGAGGCCAAGAACCGCGAGTTCTACCAGCGCTACCCGCACAACGTGGAGCGGGTCTCCGCGATCGCGGACAAGCTGGCCGCTGACGACGTACGGCTGCCGGACGGCGATCGGCTGACGGTACGCCGGTTCCAGTCGCTCGGGATCGCCTTCGGGATGAAGCCTGGGTACGAGCGGATCCACTGGCTGATCGACGAAGCATTGGACGGTGACGAGCTCTCGGACACCTTCCTGGGGCAGGCGCTCGACCTGTCGTCGTACCTCTCGGAGCCGTTGTTCGCTGCTCTGCAGGAGAGCATCTACGGATCCGGGGAGGGGGCGACCGGATGGGCGGCCGACGCGGAGCGGGTGCGGCGGCCGGAGTTCGCCGAGGACGCGCGGCCGCTGCTGTTCACCGGCGAGATGATGTACCCCTGGATGTTTTCCGAGATCCGTGGCCTGCGGCCGTTCCAGGGCGCGGTCGAGGCGATGGCGCAGCGGCCGCGGTGGCCGGAGCTGTACGACCTCGAGCGGCTGGCGGCGAACGACGTACCGATGGCTGCGGCGGTGTACTTCGACGACATGTACGTCGACTCCGGGCTGCAGCTCGACACCGCCGGCCGGGTCGGCAATCTGCAGGCGTGGGTGACGAACGAGTACGAGCACGACGGGCTCGGGTCGGATCGCGTGTTCGAACGGCTCACCGAGCTGGTCGCGTCCGTCGGGGGTGGCATCCCGGCGCGCTGA